Proteins encoded together in one Planctomyces sp. SH-PL14 window:
- a CDS encoding ABC transporter permease, whose product MIPVKYNIRNLRVRWMTTLMTVIGTGMVVWAMVLTFGLTEGLEHALRISGHPLELIVLRKGANDETSSTLTQQQALQLAALDGIARDDAGKVLCANEFVTILTKPRRNNGGTTNLIVRGVQDVSRELRPDFRIVQGRDIKPGVNEAITSENMARRFENLGLGEKLEINKVDFQIVGYFEAGGSSAESEVWTDVRDIAGARRSDEGISSVTLRATDAKTLDALQKLIETDDQFKLKAVTETKYFEDQMSAAIAIKFVGFFIAFFLTFGAMFAAANTMFAAVASRAREIGTLRAIGFRRASILISFLFESILLCLMGGLLGCLATLPFNGLSTGTANWATFSEITFAFRFGPKVILQGMLMAAAMGLVGGLFPAIRAVRMNIVTALREQ is encoded by the coding sequence ATGATCCCCGTCAAATACAACATCCGAAACCTCCGCGTTCGCTGGATGACGACCCTGATGACGGTCATCGGAACCGGAATGGTCGTCTGGGCGATGGTGCTGACGTTCGGCCTCACCGAGGGGCTGGAGCACGCGCTGCGGATCAGCGGTCACCCGCTGGAGCTGATCGTCCTCCGCAAGGGGGCGAACGACGAGACGAGCAGCACGCTCACGCAGCAGCAGGCGCTGCAGCTGGCGGCTCTCGACGGCATCGCCCGCGACGACGCCGGCAAGGTCCTGTGCGCCAACGAGTTCGTCACGATCCTGACGAAGCCCCGCCGCAACAACGGCGGAACGACGAACCTCATCGTCCGCGGGGTTCAGGACGTCAGCCGGGAGCTCCGTCCGGACTTCCGCATCGTGCAGGGGCGGGACATCAAGCCGGGGGTCAACGAAGCGATCACGAGCGAGAACATGGCCCGCCGGTTCGAGAACCTCGGCCTCGGCGAGAAGCTGGAGATCAACAAGGTCGACTTCCAGATCGTCGGCTATTTCGAAGCGGGGGGGAGTTCGGCCGAGTCCGAGGTCTGGACCGACGTCCGGGACATCGCCGGCGCCCGCCGCTCGGACGAAGGGATCTCCTCGGTGACACTCCGGGCGACGGACGCGAAGACGCTCGACGCGCTTCAGAAACTGATCGAGACCGACGACCAGTTCAAGCTCAAGGCGGTGACGGAGACGAAGTACTTCGAGGACCAGATGAGCGCCGCCATCGCGATCAAGTTCGTCGGGTTCTTCATCGCCTTCTTCCTGACGTTCGGGGCGATGTTCGCCGCCGCCAACACGATGTTCGCCGCGGTCGCCAGCCGCGCCCGCGAGATCGGCACGCTGCGGGCCATCGGCTTCCGCCGGGCCAGCATCCTGATCTCGTTCCTCTTTGAGTCGATCCTGCTCTGCCTGATGGGGGGACTGCTCGGCTGCCTGGCGACGCTCCCGTTCAACGGCCTGTCGACCGGCACGGCGAACTGGGCCACCTTCAGCGAGATCACGTTCGCCTTCCGTTTCGGCCCCAAGGTCATCCTGCAGGGGATGCTGATGGCCGCCGCGATGGGCCTCGTCGGCGGCCTCTTCCCCGCGATCCGCGCCGTGCGGATGAACATCGTGACCGCCCTCCGTGAGCAGTAG
- a CDS encoding Nramp family divalent metal transporter — protein sequence MNDSSRSEATVAVDHGCLPAWRTADLPEPLPFSLGNIFRTIGPGAILLAGAIGGGEWIVGPMMAVKYGTSILWIATVSIFLQSLFNMEAIRYTLFTGEPILTGVMRLKPGPRMWAPFYIAIGAAQLATPAIAAACATVLFAAFAGRMPEAADTPWLRGIGIVVILVSALILVSGKSIEHVLEKASWAMLVFIFVFLLAVNVWCVPGPVWANTMRGFLTPAPLPKGIDFALLGLFAATAGSGGLGNLAISNWFRDKGFGMGSRVGGISGALSEEQSSLSPVGYVCEPTPENSRRWRTWWAYARLDQQLLWGLGCFFGMFFNVNLAKAIVPVDAEVSGYAVGAFQAHYLAQQFWSGLWLLTLLNGFWILFSTHLGNTDCLVRTATDVLWAGSPRMQRYSASRVYAVLLAILTAWALFAIHLGSVLDLFKILGILASPIMAIAAIQILRVNTRFLPPEMRPAWWRRIALVLCTVAYGGISIALMIDMFG from the coding sequence ATGAATGACTCATCGCGGAGTGAAGCGACCGTGGCGGTCGATCACGGGTGTCTTCCGGCGTGGCGGACCGCCGATCTGCCGGAGCCGCTCCCCTTCTCGCTCGGGAACATCTTCCGGACGATTGGTCCGGGGGCGATCCTGCTGGCGGGGGCGATCGGCGGCGGCGAGTGGATCGTCGGGCCGATGATGGCGGTGAAGTACGGGACAAGCATCCTGTGGATCGCGACGGTCTCGATCTTCCTGCAGTCCCTCTTCAACATGGAGGCGATCCGTTACACGCTCTTCACCGGCGAGCCGATCCTGACGGGGGTGATGCGGCTGAAACCCGGCCCGCGAATGTGGGCCCCGTTCTATATCGCGATCGGCGCCGCGCAGCTCGCGACCCCGGCGATCGCCGCCGCCTGCGCGACGGTCCTGTTCGCCGCCTTTGCCGGGCGGATGCCCGAGGCTGCCGACACCCCGTGGCTCCGCGGGATCGGGATCGTTGTGATTCTCGTGAGCGCCCTGATTCTGGTGAGCGGCAAGTCGATCGAGCACGTCCTTGAAAAAGCCTCCTGGGCGATGCTCGTGTTCATCTTCGTGTTCCTGCTCGCCGTCAACGTGTGGTGCGTGCCGGGGCCGGTGTGGGCCAACACGATGCGGGGCTTTCTCACCCCCGCTCCGTTGCCTAAGGGAATCGATTTCGCCCTGCTGGGGCTCTTCGCCGCGACGGCCGGGTCAGGCGGACTCGGAAACCTCGCGATCTCGAACTGGTTCCGCGACAAGGGATTCGGCATGGGCTCCCGCGTCGGCGGGATCAGCGGGGCGCTCTCGGAGGAGCAGTCCTCCCTGTCGCCGGTCGGCTATGTCTGCGAGCCGACGCCGGAGAACAGCCGCCGCTGGCGGACCTGGTGGGCTTATGCCCGGCTCGATCAGCAGCTCCTGTGGGGGCTGGGCTGCTTCTTCGGGATGTTCTTCAATGTGAACCTGGCGAAGGCGATCGTTCCGGTCGATGCGGAGGTTTCCGGCTATGCCGTGGGGGCGTTCCAGGCGCACTATCTGGCGCAGCAGTTCTGGTCGGGGCTATGGCTGCTGACGCTGCTGAACGGGTTCTGGATCCTGTTCTCGACGCACCTTGGAAACACTGACTGTCTCGTCCGGACGGCAACCGATGTGCTGTGGGCCGGGTCGCCGCGGATGCAGCGGTATTCGGCGAGCCGGGTTTATGCGGTGCTGCTGGCGATCCTGACCGCTTGGGCGCTGTTCGCGATCCATCTGGGGAGTGTGCTGGACCTGTTCAAGATCCTGGGGATTCTGGCGAGTCCGATCATGGCGATCGCGGCGATTCAGATTTTGCGGGTCAACACGCGGTTTCTTCCGCCGGAGATGCGTCCCGCGTGGTGGAGGAGGATCGCGCTGGTGTTGTGCACGGTCGCTTATGGCGGAATCTCGATCGCGCTGATGATCGACATGTTCGGTTGA
- a CDS encoding efflux RND transporter periplasmic adaptor subunit: MTPTPVADPEKPKDPLKSLRIQRREEPPRRSRGFPFVRTILILLVLGGVGFAAYVVTQKPEMFRTGEWIPDAIRTKTEVRVAKVMVETGRSADALVVATGYLESFRQANIGAKAAGRVESIGVEEGTLVKGGEVIAVLDHKDLDAALVGAKAALDRAQAELGEQDVEIARSKKERDRIFRVRESGGTTEAEYDRVDFQHRLAVAKRETMQAAVTQAQARVQENEQMKENMVVRAPFDGTVISKNAEVGESILPGGMGEASGRGSVVTIADLARLEVECDVKEGYIGRVTQGSPAEVAVDAVPDRRYTGRVRKVIPMGDRARATIKVKVEITNADERLFPEMSATVYFLPEPGEKPVEAHTRRVFCDSTALVTVGKDEFVWSFDAEGRVKRIDVVTGAAKDGRTEIIDGLSGGERVILSPSSELQAGQQVKLRE, from the coding sequence ATGACTCCGACTCCCGTCGCCGACCCAGAGAAGCCGAAGGACCCGCTCAAATCGCTCCGCATCCAGCGGCGCGAAGAGCCACCCCGGCGCTCGCGCGGCTTCCCGTTCGTGCGAACAATCCTGATCCTCCTCGTTCTGGGAGGCGTAGGGTTCGCGGCTTATGTCGTGACGCAGAAGCCGGAGATGTTCCGCACCGGGGAATGGATCCCGGACGCGATCCGGACCAAGACCGAGGTGCGGGTCGCGAAGGTCATGGTCGAGACCGGCCGGTCCGCGGACGCGCTGGTCGTCGCGACCGGGTATCTCGAATCGTTCCGGCAGGCGAACATCGGGGCCAAGGCGGCGGGACGCGTGGAGTCGATCGGCGTCGAAGAGGGAACGCTGGTCAAAGGGGGCGAGGTGATCGCCGTCCTCGACCACAAGGACCTTGACGCGGCGCTCGTCGGAGCCAAGGCGGCCCTCGACCGGGCGCAGGCCGAGCTCGGAGAGCAGGACGTCGAGATCGCCCGCAGTAAGAAGGAACGGGACCGGATCTTCCGGGTCCGCGAATCGGGCGGAACGACCGAGGCGGAATACGACCGGGTCGATTTCCAGCACCGTCTGGCGGTGGCCAAGCGGGAGACCATGCAGGCGGCGGTCACCCAGGCGCAGGCCCGCGTCCAGGAAAACGAGCAGATGAAGGAGAACATGGTCGTCCGCGCCCCGTTCGACGGGACGGTCATCTCCAAGAACGCGGAAGTCGGCGAGTCGATCCTCCCCGGCGGCATGGGGGAAGCGTCGGGCCGCGGCTCGGTCGTGACGATCGCCGACCTCGCCCGCCTCGAAGTCGAATGCGACGTGAAGGAAGGCTACATCGGCCGGGTGACGCAGGGCTCGCCGGCGGAAGTCGCGGTCGACGCCGTCCCGGATCGCCGCTACACGGGGCGGGTCCGCAAGGTGATCCCGATGGGAGACCGGGCCCGGGCCACGATCAAGGTCAAAGTCGAGATCACGAACGCCGACGAGCGTCTCTTCCCCGAGATGAGCGCCACCGTCTACTTCCTTCCCGAGCCGGGCGAGAAGCCGGTGGAAGCCCACACTCGCCGCGTCTTCTGCGATTCGACCGCCCTGGTGACCGTCGGGAAGGACGAGTTCGTCTGGAGTTTCGACGCGGAGGGCCGGGTCAAGCGGATCGACGTCGTGACCGGGGCCGCGAAAGACGGCCGAACCGAGATCATCGACGGCCTGTCCGGCGGGGAGCGCGTCATCCTCAGCCCGTCGTCCGAACTGCAGGCCGGTCAGCAGGTCAAGCTGCGGGAGTGA
- a CDS encoding DUF1028 domain-containing protein, with protein sequence MALILDEQPQEITATFSIIAVDPEAGICGAAVASKYPAVGKVVPYVRPGVGVFCTQHYHVPKWGEPALDLLAEGRKPENVLTELLKDDPDAELRQLAIMDMQGRAAVHNPTAAPESSRYWAAMTGRYYCCQGNTLTGRKVVVAMAAAYEETQGSLADRLMAALIAADCAGGDHRGRLAAGIRVAKTGAAGPDGADWFSLHVDKSDDAVIELAEEYAKLNHEAKGEWRGGKPPFQHPCADRPMPKPPQD encoded by the coding sequence ATGGCACTCATTCTGGACGAGCAGCCGCAGGAGATCACGGCCACCTTCTCGATCATCGCCGTCGATCCGGAGGCGGGGATCTGCGGCGCGGCGGTGGCGAGCAAGTACCCCGCCGTCGGCAAGGTTGTCCCGTATGTCCGGCCCGGTGTCGGCGTCTTCTGCACGCAGCACTATCACGTTCCCAAGTGGGGCGAGCCCGCGCTCGACCTGCTGGCCGAGGGACGGAAGCCGGAGAACGTCCTGACGGAACTGCTGAAGGACGATCCCGACGCCGAGCTCCGGCAGCTCGCGATCATGGACATGCAGGGCCGGGCCGCGGTCCATAACCCCACCGCAGCACCCGAGTCGAGCCGCTACTGGGCGGCGATGACCGGCCGGTACTACTGCTGCCAGGGGAACACGCTCACCGGCAGGAAGGTCGTCGTCGCGATGGCGGCCGCCTACGAGGAGACGCAGGGGAGCCTCGCCGACCGGCTGATGGCGGCGCTGATTGCCGCCGACTGTGCCGGAGGGGACCACCGCGGCCGTCTCGCGGCGGGCATCCGCGTCGCGAAGACTGGAGCCGCGGGGCCCGACGGTGCCGACTGGTTTTCCCTGCACGTCGATAAGAGTGACGACGCCGTGATCGAGCTGGCCGAGGAGTATGCCAAGCTCAATCACGAGGCGAAGGGGGAGTGGCGCGGCGGCAAGCCGCCGTTCCAGCATCCCTGCGCTGACCGCCCCATGCCGAAGCCGCCGCAGGACTGA
- a CDS encoding ABC transporter permease: MKSLKYIWRNVTRNKLRTSLTILSIGFSLALMTVLHGYMAMQSAWGDEAKKHNRIVVLNIQGFSGKLPIANVDKVREIEGVKAAVPYAWYGGNYKEEQMPFAQFATDANYVMKVWDEFKIAPEELKAWQEDRQGCVVDRKLAEKRGWKIGDRIPVQGTFYQYDLDLTLRGMFDAPQYTDTLWFHWKYLDEGLKSNNARGSGNAGTIFAKIASAGTIPDVIKTIDSQFASSDNPTRTQTEAAFAQMFTDMMGNIQAYIQNIGLAVVFSLSLVAANAMAMSMRERTTEIAVLKAIGFPRSRVLGMILGESILIAFLGGVFGVTLGCGAIEGLHNISAQFFPFGIADMAGPWILVLLGVGAGIGLVSGIVPGVRAAQLSVVDGLRRV; the protein is encoded by the coding sequence ATGAAGTCCTTGAAATACATCTGGCGGAACGTCACCCGCAACAAGCTCCGGACCAGCCTGACGATCCTCTCGATCGGCTTCAGCCTGGCGCTCATGACCGTGCTGCACGGCTACATGGCGATGCAGAGCGCCTGGGGGGACGAGGCCAAAAAACATAACCGGATCGTCGTCCTCAACATCCAGGGGTTCTCCGGAAAGCTCCCGATCGCCAACGTCGACAAGGTGCGGGAGATCGAAGGGGTCAAGGCCGCGGTTCCCTATGCCTGGTACGGCGGGAACTACAAGGAAGAGCAGATGCCGTTCGCGCAGTTCGCGACGGACGCGAACTACGTCATGAAGGTCTGGGACGAGTTCAAGATCGCCCCGGAAGAGCTCAAGGCGTGGCAGGAGGACCGGCAGGGGTGCGTCGTCGACCGCAAGCTCGCCGAGAAGCGGGGCTGGAAAATCGGCGACCGCATTCCGGTCCAGGGGACCTTCTACCAGTACGACCTCGACCTCACGCTCCGCGGCATGTTCGACGCGCCGCAGTACACCGACACCCTCTGGTTCCACTGGAAGTATCTCGACGAGGGGCTGAAGTCCAACAACGCCCGCGGCTCGGGGAACGCCGGAACGATCTTCGCCAAGATCGCGAGCGCCGGCACGATCCCGGACGTCATCAAGACGATCGACAGCCAGTTCGCCAGCTCCGACAACCCGACCCGGACGCAGACCGAGGCGGCCTTCGCCCAGATGTTCACCGACATGATGGGGAACATTCAGGCCTACATTCAGAACATCGGCCTGGCGGTCGTGTTCTCGCTGTCGCTGGTCGCCGCCAACGCGATGGCGATGTCGATGCGGGAGCGGACCACCGAGATCGCCGTCCTTAAGGCGATCGGCTTTCCCCGGTCGCGGGTCCTGGGAATGATCCTCGGGGAATCGATCCTGATCGCCTTCCTCGGCGGCGTCTTCGGCGTGACCCTCGGCTGCGGGGCCATCGAAGGCCTGCACAACATCAGCGCCCAGTTCTTCCCGTTCGGCATCGCCGACATGGCCGGTCCGTGGATCCTGGTCCTGCTGGGAGTCGGCGCGGGCATCGGTCTCGTCAGCGGGATCGTCCCCGGAGTCCGGGCCGCCCAGCTCTCGGTCGTCGACGGCCTGCGGCGCGTGTGA
- a CDS encoding flavin monoamine oxidase family protein, which translates to MRAWRVAVVGGGPGGLFTSYFLQNAADTPVRITLFEASSRLGGKILTPEFTSARVRYEAGAAEFYDYSMFEDDPLKDLIEELGLPIAPMGGAAVIMNNHLLANLDDIRDRFGADACRELVAFDKAAKDRITPREFYHSDYPDGVSGTTDLRRFDTLLDTVRAPDARHYVETAIHSDLATEPRHTSLSYGLQNYLMNDPAYMLLYGIEGGNERLPREIAARIQADFRMEHRVSHIERVEGGQLRVRSVTATTTHEDDFDFVVVALPHSALESVTFTGDRLRTAIESHRNDYDFPAHYLRITILFRTPFWRTVLNDSFWMLDRFGGCCLYDESSREPGARYGVLGWLLGGQAAVDHSSLSDEQLIREALDSLPEFLTGGREEFLEGRVHRWTGAVNAIPGGIRPVCLDRRHQPDPVEHPNLFLVGDYLYDSTLNGVLDSAEYVSDWIAALTASS; encoded by the coding sequence ATGCGCGCGTGGCGGGTGGCAGTCGTCGGAGGAGGCCCGGGCGGCCTCTTCACCTCCTACTTCCTGCAAAACGCGGCCGACACCCCCGTCCGAATCACCCTCTTCGAGGCCAGCTCCCGCCTCGGCGGCAAAATCCTCACCCCCGAGTTCACGTCCGCCCGCGTCCGCTACGAGGCCGGCGCCGCCGAGTTCTACGACTACTCGATGTTCGAGGACGACCCCCTCAAAGACCTCATCGAGGAACTCGGCCTCCCCATCGCCCCCATGGGAGGCGCGGCGGTGATCATGAACAATCACCTCCTCGCCAACCTCGACGACATCCGCGACCGCTTCGGCGCCGACGCCTGCCGCGAACTCGTCGCCTTCGACAAGGCCGCCAAAGACCGCATCACCCCCCGCGAGTTCTACCACTCCGACTACCCCGACGGCGTCTCCGGCACCACCGACCTCCGCCGCTTCGACACCCTCCTCGACACCGTCCGGGCCCCCGACGCCCGGCACTACGTCGAAACCGCCATCCACAGCGACCTCGCGACCGAGCCGCGGCACACGAGCCTCAGCTACGGCCTCCAGAACTACCTCATGAACGACCCCGCCTACATGCTGCTCTACGGCATCGAAGGCGGAAACGAACGCCTCCCCCGCGAAATCGCCGCCCGCATCCAGGCGGACTTCCGCATGGAACACCGCGTCTCGCACATCGAACGCGTCGAAGGCGGACAACTCCGCGTCCGCTCCGTCACCGCCACCACCACGCACGAGGACGACTTCGATTTCGTCGTCGTCGCCCTCCCGCACAGCGCCCTCGAGTCGGTCACCTTCACCGGCGACCGCCTCCGCACCGCCATCGAGTCCCACCGCAACGACTACGACTTCCCCGCCCACTACCTGCGGATCACGATCCTGTTCCGCACCCCGTTCTGGCGGACCGTCCTCAACGACTCCTTCTGGATGCTCGACCGCTTCGGCGGCTGCTGCCTCTACGACGAATCCTCCCGCGAGCCCGGCGCCCGCTACGGCGTCCTCGGCTGGCTCCTCGGCGGACAGGCCGCCGTCGACCACAGCTCCCTCAGCGATGAGCAGCTCATTCGCGAAGCCCTGGATTCCCTCCCCGAGTTCCTCACCGGCGGCCGCGAAGAGTTCCTCGAAGGCCGCGTCCACCGCTGGACCGGCGCCGTCAACGCCATCCCGGGAGGGATCCGCCCGGTCTGCCTCGACCGCCGGCACCAGCCCGACCCCGTGGAACATCCGAACCTGTTCCTCGTCGGCGACTACCTGTACGACTCGACCCTCAATGGGGTCCTCGACTCCGCCGAGTACGTCTCCGACTGGATCGCCGCCCTGACCGCCTCCTCCTGA
- a CDS encoding ABC transporter ATP-binding protein has translation MAEPIVVIKDLYKEFRREQIKIPVLMGINLEMQRGEFLSLMGPSGSGKSTLLNLIAGLDKPTSGTISVVGEDLGRLSEGDLAGWRSRHIGFIFQLYNLIPVLTAYENVELPLTLTNLSRRERDEQVKTALGVVGLGERMDHYPRQLSGGQEQRVSIARAIATDPTLLVADEPTGDLDAKSAGEILDLLGRLNSEFEKTIIMVTHDPHAAERASRQLHLEKGILVSDIAQDRKGAGAAV, from the coding sequence GTGGCCGAGCCGATCGTCGTCATCAAGGATCTCTACAAGGAGTTTCGACGTGAGCAGATCAAGATCCCGGTCCTGATGGGAATCAACCTCGAGATGCAGCGGGGAGAGTTCCTCTCCCTGATGGGTCCCTCGGGCTCCGGCAAGTCGACCCTCCTCAATCTGATCGCCGGCCTCGACAAGCCGACGTCGGGAACGATCTCGGTCGTCGGCGAAGACCTCGGCCGTCTCTCGGAAGGGGATCTCGCCGGCTGGCGGTCGCGGCACATCGGCTTCATCTTCCAGCTCTACAACCTGATCCCGGTCCTGACGGCGTACGAGAACGTCGAGCTCCCGCTGACGCTGACCAACCTGAGCCGCCGGGAGCGGGACGAGCAGGTCAAGACGGCCCTCGGCGTCGTCGGCCTCGGCGAGCGGATGGACCACTACCCGCGGCAGCTCTCCGGCGGACAGGAGCAGCGGGTCTCGATCGCCCGCGCCATCGCGACCGACCCGACGCTCCTCGTCGCCGACGAACCGACCGGGGACCTCGACGCCAAGTCGGCGGGTGAGATCCTCGACCTCCTGGGCCGGCTCAATTCCGAGTTCGAGAAAACGATCATCATGGTGACCCACGACCCCCACGCCGCCGAGCGCGCCTCGCGGCAGCTCCACCTGGAGAAGGGGATCCTGGTCAGCGACATCGCCCAGGACCGGAAGGGAGCGGGAGCAGCCGTATGA
- a CDS encoding heparan-alpha-glucosaminide N-acetyltransferase domain-containing protein: protein MRYPSIDVLRTLAIFVMVFVHFSENLSGTLLPIAGLGAPLFVFLSGVSYRLWVAGQVARGKSDLEISKTTIRRGLFVIGTGFVFNILVWLPEDTFIWDVLTFIGTALLILNVARRLPPIIPVLIAAVAIGISPILQQLVDYPSYWVSKYYEYDFTLSDLLTGFLVAGYFPLFPWIAYSLIGYVTAAGVFSGSVASKERSLPVALAGGGLMALSAAVLAVRAFVPATTTLLAGWRMYPPSLEYVVMTIGMALLLLAVTHLMLDRGEETSQRSSFLTIAKTFSRYSLTIYVLHHLVHLWPLWIYGATVSDDPTEYWMKAMSFPASMALAVLFLGLCYALLRWLGPDERIGIESAMRWLCD from the coding sequence ATGCGCTATCCGTCGATCGATGTCCTGCGGACGCTCGCCATCTTCGTGATGGTCTTCGTCCACTTTTCGGAGAACCTCTCCGGCACGCTCCTGCCGATCGCGGGGCTCGGGGCGCCGCTGTTCGTCTTTCTCTCCGGCGTCAGCTACCGGCTATGGGTGGCGGGCCAGGTCGCCCGCGGCAAGAGCGACCTTGAGATCTCGAAGACCACGATCCGCCGCGGCCTGTTCGTGATCGGGACCGGCTTCGTCTTCAACATCCTGGTCTGGTTGCCCGAGGACACGTTCATCTGGGACGTCCTGACCTTCATCGGGACGGCGCTCCTGATCCTGAACGTCGCCCGCCGCCTCCCGCCGATCATCCCGGTCCTGATCGCGGCTGTCGCGATCGGAATCAGCCCCATCCTGCAACAACTCGTCGACTACCCGTCGTACTGGGTGAGCAAGTACTACGAGTACGACTTCACGCTCTCCGATCTCCTGACCGGCTTCCTCGTCGCCGGCTATTTTCCACTGTTCCCCTGGATCGCTTACTCGCTGATCGGCTACGTGACCGCCGCCGGCGTCTTCTCGGGCTCGGTCGCCTCGAAGGAACGCTCACTCCCCGTCGCACTGGCCGGCGGCGGACTGATGGCTCTCTCGGCAGCGGTCCTGGCCGTGCGGGCGTTCGTCCCGGCCACCACAACGCTCCTGGCGGGCTGGCGGATGTATCCCCCCTCGCTGGAGTACGTCGTCATGACGATCGGGATGGCGCTCCTGCTCCTGGCGGTGACACATCTCATGCTCGACCGGGGTGAAGAAACCTCGCAACGATCGAGCTTCCTGACGATCGCCAAAACCTTCAGCCGCTACTCACTGACGATCTACGTCCTGCACCACCTGGTCCACTTGTGGCCGCTGTGGATCTACGGCGCGACAGTGAGTGACGACCCGACCGAGTACTGGATGAAGGCGATGTCGTTCCCCGCCTCCATGGCCCTGGCGGTGCTGTTCCTGGGACTCTGCTACGCCCTCCTCCGCTGGCTCGGCCCGGACGAGCGGATCGGCATCGAATCCGCGATGCGCTGGCTCTGCGACTGA
- a CDS encoding GAF domain-containing protein has translation MFELSDTLSRLTKPELYRHLAESLTVLVASERDPIANSANAAALLFHSLSDINWAGVYFLRGGLQQDGELVLGPFQGKPACVRIALDRGVCGAAASRRETLVVPDVHAFPGHIACDSASNSEIVVPLIHEGRLIGVLDIDSPRLGRFDQEDAAGLERLGAILLAASNLDALR, from the coding sequence ATGTTCGAACTGAGCGACACTCTTTCCCGTCTGACCAAGCCTGAGCTGTACCGGCACCTTGCCGAGAGTCTGACGGTGCTCGTGGCTTCGGAGCGGGATCCGATCGCCAATAGCGCCAATGCGGCGGCGCTGCTGTTTCATTCGCTGTCCGATATCAATTGGGCGGGGGTCTATTTTCTCCGCGGCGGTCTTCAGCAGGATGGCGAGCTGGTTCTGGGGCCGTTTCAGGGGAAGCCGGCTTGCGTCCGGATTGCGCTTGATCGAGGGGTGTGCGGGGCGGCGGCTTCGCGTCGTGAGACGCTGGTGGTGCCGGACGTTCATGCCTTTCCGGGACACATTGCCTGTGACTCGGCTTCGAATTCGGAGATCGTGGTCCCGCTGATCCACGAGGGGCGGTTGATCGGCGTTCTGGATATCGACAGCCCGCGGCTGGGGCGGTTTGATCAGGAGGATGCCGCGGGGCTGGAGCGGCTGGGGGCGATCCTGCTGGCGGCGAGCAATCTCGACGCGTTGCGGTAA
- a CDS encoding response regulator — MTKPRILVVDDEPAIVDVLVYNLLKENFDVTTASDGREAVQKCQTAIPDLVILDLMLPGLDGLQVCRRLRSDPRTKEVRVMMLTAKGDETDEIVGFNMGADDYVAKPFRVKPLIERVKALLRRKGSDEPAEVLVVDNVEIDKTNHVVRISGNELMLTPTEFRLLWTLARQPGRTFNRNELLDCCRGEDANSMERTIDVHIRALRKKLEGQADLIETVRGIGYRCKPTRA, encoded by the coding sequence ATGACCAAACCCCGCATCCTGGTTGTTGATGACGAGCCGGCCATTGTGGATGTCCTCGTCTACAACCTGCTCAAGGAAAACTTTGACGTCACCACCGCTTCCGACGGCCGCGAAGCCGTCCAGAAGTGCCAGACCGCCATCCCCGACCTGGTCATTCTCGACCTGATGCTTCCCGGCCTCGATGGCCTGCAGGTCTGCCGCCGGCTCCGCAGCGATCCCCGGACGAAGGAAGTCCGGGTGATGATGCTCACCGCCAAAGGCGACGAGACCGACGAGATCGTCGGCTTCAACATGGGGGCGGACGACTACGTGGCAAAACCCTTCCGGGTGAAGCCGCTGATCGAGCGGGTGAAGGCTCTTCTTCGCCGCAAGGGGTCGGATGAGCCGGCCGAAGTGCTTGTGGTCGACAACGTCGAAATCGACAAGACGAACCACGTGGTCCGGATCAGCGGCAACGAACTGATGCTGACGCCGACGGAGTTCCGGCTCTTGTGGACGCTGGCCCGTCAGCCGGGGCGGACGTTCAACCGGAATGAACTCCTGGACTGCTGCCGGGGTGAAGACGCGAACTCGATGGAGCGGACGATCGACGTTCACATCCGGGCGCTGCGGAAGAAGCTGGAAGGTCAGGCGGATCTGATCGAGACGGTTCGCGGGATCGGGTATCGGTGCAAACCGACGCGGGCGTGA